One window of the Prinia subflava isolate CZ2003 ecotype Zambia chromosome 1, Cam_Psub_1.2, whole genome shotgun sequence genome contains the following:
- the LOC134557880 gene encoding uncharacterized protein LOC134557880, translating to METCVECNCSTHLKVATPRLLSTRRSEFWYLNKTTQFFGLLPGVTSANSRSQRAEHQRGTGHGHGLGRRRAAPTAGHLLPDRVVAAPAPQGGTRAAPGGPAPAGHGAALHPPRGPSPAPPRRVSRAGPRSGLGSGTCGRAEPRRRRCGPSAATGLHGDALLPPLAWRSRSFPKLCCEQEVHLAEDSAPHRRMVAVATPPLMSREGRRLRLPVPGCLVSGPRSLFGGQKGLFPYLLDHIDDDFLLSHHGFA from the exons ATGG AAACTTGTGTGGAATGCAACTGCAGCACTCACCTGAAAGTTGCCACTCCACGGCTCCTTTCAACTCGCCGCTCGGAGTTCTGGTACCTGAACAAAACCACCCAATTTTTTGGGTTGTTGCCCGGGGTAACCTCTGCTAATTCACGCTCGCAGCGGGCCGAGCATCAGCGCGGCACTGGGCACGGCCACGGGCTCGGCAGGCGCCGGGCAGCGCCTACAGCCGGTCATTTGCTGCCCGACCGAGTGGTCGCAGCGCCTGCCCCGCAGGGAGGGACCCGCGCGGCCCCGGGCGGCCCGGCTCCCGCGGGGCACGGCGCTGCCCTCCATCCTCCCcgcggccccagccccgcaccGCCGCGCCGGGTAAGTCGTGCCGGGCCCCGCAGCGGCCTCGGCAGCGGCACCTGCGGCCGGGCTGAGCCGAGGCGGCGGCGGTGCGGGCCGAGCGCCGCCACTGGGCTGCACGGCGACGCGCTGCTGCCACCTCTCGCTTGGCGTTCTCGCAGCTTCCCCAAACTCTGCTGCGAGCAGGAGGTTCACCTGGCTGAAGATTCCGCTCCTCACCGACGGATGGTTGCGGTCGCTACTCCTCCCTTAATGTCACGGGAAGGCCGGAGGCTACGTCTTCCCGTGCCAGGATGCCTTGTTTCAGGCCCGAGGTCGCTTTTTGGAGGACAGAAGGGTTTATTTCCATATTTACTGGACCATATAGATGACGA TTTCCTCCTTTCACATCACGGTTTTGCATGA